Proteins from a genomic interval of Periophthalmus magnuspinnatus isolate fPerMag1 chromosome 11, fPerMag1.2.pri, whole genome shotgun sequence:
- the LOC117378990 gene encoding heat shock factor-binding protein 1-like protein 1 yields the protein MTSKSEDRAAHELTEAMEETMQRVQGRFQTLSHQLEDKNIQMGRRIDDLQKNVSELMTQAGMDQAVCK from the exons ATGACGTCAAAGTCCGAGGACAGAGCGGCGCACGAGCTCACAGAGGcg ATGGAGGAGACGATGCAGCGGGTCCAGGGCAGGTTCCAGACCCTGTCCCATCAGCTGGAGGACAAGAATATC CAAATGGGACGCCGCATCGACGACCTGCAGAAGAACGTCTCAGAGCTGATGACACAGGCCGGGATGGACCAGGCCGTGTGTAAATGA